A genomic segment from Neobacillus sp. YX16 encodes:
- a CDS encoding carbon monoxide dehydrogenase subunit G, which translates to MNISGTAKFNESVDTIWQALHTEEILVSAIPGCQSLILNDDVEYDVNLRLGVASVKGEYTGKVKIEDLEEPIHYKLYAAGSGKPGFVDATLECKIEPLEDGCQVVWTCEAEIGGTIASVGNRVIGGIAKFLAGNFFKDVKKQLLTRA; encoded by the coding sequence ATGAATATTAGTGGTACGGCAAAGTTTAACGAATCGGTTGATACAATTTGGCAAGCACTGCACACGGAAGAAATTTTAGTAAGTGCAATCCCGGGCTGCCAGTCATTAATTCTAAATGATGATGTGGAATATGATGTGAATCTTAGGTTAGGTGTAGCTTCGGTAAAAGGTGAATATACAGGGAAGGTGAAAATTGAGGATCTAGAAGAACCCATTCATTACAAGCTTTATGCTGCGGGTAGCGGAAAACCCGGTTTTGTAGACGCAACTCTCGAATGTAAAATTGAACCTTTAGAAGATGGGTGCCAGGTAGTCTGGACTTGTGAAGCTGAAATTGGTGGTACGATTGCCAGTGTTGGTAACCGAGTCATTGGCGGTATCGCAAAATTCCTTGCTGGAAACTTCTTTAAAGATGTTAAAAAACAGCTCCTTACTAGAGCTTAA
- a CDS encoding CoA pyrophosphatase, whose protein sequence is MNYESVLSKLKSHTPTILGSEKFSKYAVMVPLIQKEDGIHVLFEVRSLQLRRQPGEICFPGGRIDPEDIDEKSAAIRETIEELGISRENLSEVYPLDFMISPFGMMIYPYVAMIGSPEKIQPNPAEVGEIFTVPLTYFIENAPDIYNIHFKVEPEENFPFDLIVGGENYNWRTRSLDEYFYLYEEKAIWGLTAKILSHFIEIMKQ, encoded by the coding sequence ATGAACTATGAATCTGTTCTATCGAAACTAAAAAGCCATACGCCTACCATCTTAGGCAGCGAGAAGTTTTCTAAATATGCGGTAATGGTGCCGCTTATTCAAAAAGAGGATGGTATTCATGTTCTGTTTGAGGTTCGATCCTTACAGCTGAGAAGACAGCCTGGAGAAATTTGTTTCCCAGGAGGGAGGATTGACCCGGAGGATATAGATGAAAAAAGTGCAGCTATCCGGGAAACAATCGAGGAATTAGGAATCAGCAGAGAGAACCTATCGGAGGTATATCCACTTGATTTCATGATTTCCCCTTTTGGAATGATGATTTATCCCTATGTAGCAATGATTGGGAGCCCCGAAAAAATTCAGCCAAATCCTGCAGAAGTTGGAGAAATTTTCACGGTACCGTTAACCTATTTTATTGAAAATGCCCCGGATATATATAATATTCATTTTAAGGTAGAACCTGAGGAGAACTTTCCATTTGATTTAATTGTTGGCGGTGAAAATTATAATTGGCGGACAAGGTCATTGGATGAGTACTTTTACCTTTATGAGGAGAAGGCTATTTGGGGACTTACTGCTAAAATCCTTTCACACTTTATCGAAATAATGAAACAGTGA
- a CDS encoding aspartate kinase: MKVVKFGGSSLASGKQIEKVFQIVMSDPERKVVVVSAPGKRFAEDEKVTDLLIECAEQCLQDNNPKDKFNAVMSRYSSIAAELALPNDVISEIHHDLSERLNGDRSKPERFMDLVKASGEDNHAKLVAAYFREQGVEATYVNPGKAGLFVSDEPGNAQVLHESYENLFSLREVPGIIIFPGFFGYSKSGEVFTFSRSGSDITGSILANGIKATLYENFTDVDAVFSVNPSLVHHPKEIKELTYREMRELSYAGFTVLHDEALVPAFRAGIPVQIKNTNNPSAPGTRIVYSRDNTNGPVVGIASDNGFCSIYVSKYLMNREIGFGRRLLSILEEYGLSYEHTPSGIDDVSVILREAQLDPDMENEIAWRIESELHSDEVKIQHSLSLIMVVGEGMRRNVGTMARASKALAKAEVNIEMINQGSSEVSMMFGVKEVDEKRAVQALYDEFFAAVLV, from the coding sequence ATGAAGGTTGTAAAGTTTGGAGGCTCCTCGTTAGCGTCAGGAAAACAAATCGAAAAGGTTTTTCAGATTGTGATGTCTGATCCTGAGCGGAAGGTAGTGGTTGTGTCTGCTCCAGGAAAAAGGTTTGCTGAGGATGAGAAGGTAACGGACTTGTTGATAGAGTGCGCTGAACAATGTCTACAAGATAATAATCCAAAGGATAAGTTTAACGCGGTTATGTCAAGATATTCCTCCATTGCAGCAGAGTTAGCTCTCCCGAATGATGTAATTAGTGAAATTCATCACGATTTATCAGAGAGACTAAATGGAGATAGAAGTAAGCCTGAGCGGTTTATGGATCTAGTAAAAGCTAGTGGTGAGGATAATCATGCAAAATTAGTTGCTGCGTACTTTAGGGAACAAGGTGTTGAAGCTACTTATGTAAATCCAGGAAAAGCGGGGCTGTTTGTAAGTGACGAGCCAGGTAATGCACAGGTTTTACATGAGTCGTATGAGAATTTATTTTCCCTTCGTGAGGTTCCAGGAATCATTATTTTCCCAGGATTTTTTGGCTATAGTAAAAGTGGCGAAGTGTTTACCTTTTCACGAAGCGGCTCCGATATAACTGGCTCCATTTTAGCCAACGGTATTAAAGCAACTTTATATGAGAATTTTACGGATGTGGATGCGGTTTTTTCTGTTAATCCAAGCCTTGTCCATCATCCGAAGGAAATTAAAGAGTTAACCTACCGAGAAATGCGGGAACTATCCTATGCAGGATTTACCGTTTTGCATGACGAAGCACTCGTACCTGCTTTCCGTGCTGGGATTCCCGTTCAAATTAAGAATACGAACAATCCAAGTGCACCTGGAACGAGAATTGTCTATTCGCGCGATAATACGAATGGACCTGTTGTAGGTATTGCTAGTGATAATGGGTTCTGCAGCATTTACGTCAGCAAATACTTAATGAATAGAGAAATTGGTTTTGGGCGGAGGCTTTTAAGTATTTTAGAAGAATACGGACTTTCCTACGAACACACTCCTTCTGGGATTGATGATGTGTCAGTTATTTTAAGAGAAGCACAGCTTGATCCCGATATGGAAAATGAAATTGCCTGGAGAATTGAGTCTGAGTTACATTCGGATGAAGTGAAAATTCAGCACAGCCTTTCGCTGATTATGGTCGTGGGTGAGGGAATGCGCCGGAATGTCGGAACCATGGCGCGTGCATCTAAAGCATTAGCAAAGGCAGAAGTTAATATTGAAATGATTAACCAAGGCTCCTCTGAGGTAAGTATGATGTTTGGGGTAAAAGAAGTGGATGAAAAAAGAGCAGTTCAAGCTCTGTACGATGAATTTTTTGCAGCAGTACTCGTTTAA
- a CDS encoding nucleotidyltransferase family protein, whose translation MYRVGAIILAAGMSKRMGQPKLLMSLKGKPLFRYPLEQAIRNQLSPICLIGGQHMQAFQMAAADLQNVDYIDNPNYEKGMSTSLKKGIKNMKGRSDAAFIFLADQPFVPDKVIQIMIQQFGKDTRLVRPQYQGNFGHPILIDNSLYDEFQKLEGDQGGKEIIKKYKNETRILSFKDSIWGMDIDTEVDYQIGKQYSRKPFF comes from the coding sequence ATGTATAGGGTCGGGGCAATTATCCTTGCAGCTGGAATGTCAAAGCGTATGGGACAGCCGAAGCTTTTGATGTCGTTGAAAGGTAAACCACTTTTTCGTTACCCACTAGAACAAGCCATAAGGAATCAACTAAGTCCTATCTGTTTAATAGGGGGCCAGCATATGCAGGCATTCCAAATGGCAGCAGCTGATTTACAAAATGTAGATTATATCGACAACCCAAATTATGAAAAAGGCATGTCAACATCATTAAAAAAAGGGATTAAAAATATGAAAGGGCGCAGTGACGCAGCCTTTATATTTTTGGCTGACCAGCCATTCGTCCCGGATAAGGTCATTCAAATAATGATACAACAATTTGGTAAAGATACACGATTAGTGAGACCTCAATATCAAGGGAACTTTGGGCACCCTATTTTAATTGATAATAGTTTATATGACGAATTTCAAAAGCTAGAGGGTGATCAAGGTGGTAAAGAAATCATTAAGAAATATAAGAATGAAACAAGAATTCTATCTTTTAAAGATTCCATCTGGGGTATGGATATTGATACAGAAGTAGATTATCAAATAGGAAAACAATATAGCAGGAAACCGTTTTTCTAA
- a CDS encoding ABC transporter substrate-binding protein — MKKTAVKFFQILAVFSLLFLAACSGSAIDSSTKDDSRVSEGDSKDPVKLGFILSLTGNFASMGTPVKEGIELYFEENPEIDGRKVELIFEDDAGDPQAALRKYEQLTLNQGVNIVGGGTVGSIALALRDKVDADKKVPLINVVGSTDVMSWEKKSDYVWRTSFSAWQYASISGKFTAEGVGGNAVIIASDYVAGHEIVTDFIPGFEEGGGKVSDIVWAPLGTSDFSSYLTQIDNAKPEAVFMFIPGADGSRFIKQYQEFGLQDKYTLVEGGSLLNAPFNIKAVGNAVVGGKMITNYFPELENEVNEKFVKAYQAKFNKIPDNYVVNGYDTGKLISQVVKEAGSLDGEKLVSVLKKGLTIDSPRGPIKMDPVTHTLIQNMYVIEGKETNGEITFELIKTYENIEMPKENVGYKKY, encoded by the coding sequence ATGAAAAAAACGGCGGTTAAATTTTTTCAAATCTTAGCAGTTTTTAGTCTTCTTTTCTTAGCAGCTTGTAGTGGAAGTGCAATTGATAGCAGCACCAAGGATGATAGTAGAGTGAGCGAAGGGGATTCCAAGGATCCAGTGAAGCTTGGATTCATTCTATCTCTAACAGGAAACTTTGCTTCAATGGGTACTCCTGTTAAAGAAGGTATTGAACTTTACTTTGAAGAAAACCCAGAAATCGATGGCCGAAAAGTTGAATTAATTTTTGAAGACGATGCAGGTGATCCTCAGGCAGCTCTTCGTAAATATGAGCAATTAACATTAAATCAAGGGGTAAATATTGTTGGCGGTGGTACAGTTGGAAGTATCGCCTTAGCCTTAAGAGATAAAGTAGATGCAGACAAAAAGGTCCCATTAATCAATGTAGTAGGTTCTACTGACGTCATGTCATGGGAGAAAAAGAGTGATTATGTTTGGAGAACAAGTTTCTCTGCATGGCAGTATGCCTCTATTTCGGGAAAGTTCACTGCTGAAGGAGTAGGGGGAAATGCAGTCATTATTGCCTCTGATTACGTAGCAGGACATGAAATTGTAACCGATTTCATACCTGGTTTTGAAGAAGGGGGCGGCAAGGTAAGTGACATTGTTTGGGCACCGCTTGGAACAAGTGACTTTTCTTCCTATTTAACGCAGATTGACAATGCCAAGCCAGAGGCAGTATTTATGTTTATTCCAGGGGCAGATGGTTCACGTTTTATTAAGCAGTATCAAGAATTCGGGTTACAGGATAAATACACCCTGGTAGAAGGTGGTTCATTGTTAAATGCACCGTTCAATATTAAAGCGGTTGGTAATGCTGTTGTAGGCGGGAAAATGATTACAAATTATTTCCCTGAACTTGAAAACGAAGTCAATGAAAAATTCGTGAAAGCTTACCAAGCTAAATTCAACAAAATTCCAGATAACTATGTCGTCAACGGCTATGATACTGGTAAATTAATTTCTCAAGTGGTCAAAGAGGCTGGCAGCCTAGATGGTGAAAAGCTTGTTAGTGTTCTGAAAAAAGGTCTTACTATTGATAGCCCGCGTGGTCCAATCAAAATGGACCCTGTTACACATACATTAATTCAAAATATGTATGTTATTGAAGGTAAAGAAACGAATGGAGAAATTACATTTGAATTAATCAAAACATATGAAAATATCGAAATGCCTAAAGAAAACGTAGGATATAAAAAATACTAG
- a CDS encoding XdhC/CoxI family protein → MSQLKEFRTIMSSIKSVWEKDKKAAIVILIGVNGSAYRLPGTKMMMAEDAEMMGTISGGCLEGDIYGYAEKAIQDETPLLKHYDLSENEIWSLGIGCKGSLEILILPAKKDDPYWETTEKLLNEEEEFSLILEVPTGVKALVTKYGEIIGDSEDLPSIVYDRALKSLKSQKRAEVLMWEDRRFVIDAIRPSQKLIVAGSGKDAIPVVELAAKAGFSVTVLDPRSEFNRERYFPTAKHLVELPENIISENVSGAWWVIMNHLQSRDEEALHLALKSNPKYIGVLGPVSRTQEMLLNIGADLTIGENIYSPVGLDIGAETMEEVAISIVSELMAVRSNREGKSLKGKVKIHV, encoded by the coding sequence ATGTCACAATTAAAAGAATTTCGTACTATCATGAGCTCTATTAAATCGGTTTGGGAAAAGGATAAAAAAGCAGCTATTGTTATACTGATCGGGGTTAATGGATCAGCATACAGGTTGCCAGGAACAAAGATGATGATGGCAGAGGATGCTGAAATGATGGGAACAATCAGCGGAGGCTGCTTGGAAGGCGATATTTATGGTTATGCGGAAAAGGCGATTCAAGATGAAACACCGTTACTAAAACACTATGACCTAAGTGAAAACGAGATCTGGAGTTTGGGAATTGGCTGTAAAGGATCATTAGAAATTCTCATCCTGCCGGCTAAAAAGGATGACCCCTATTGGGAGACGACAGAAAAGCTCTTAAATGAGGAAGAGGAGTTTTCACTTATTTTAGAAGTACCAACAGGTGTCAAAGCATTGGTAACAAAATATGGAGAAATCATAGGTGATAGCGAGGACCTTCCTTCAATCGTCTACGATCGTGCACTAAAAAGTCTCAAATCACAAAAACGTGCTGAAGTCTTGATGTGGGAAGATCGTAGATTTGTGATAGATGCGATTCGTCCAAGCCAAAAATTAATTGTAGCCGGTTCTGGAAAGGACGCCATTCCAGTTGTAGAACTTGCTGCTAAAGCTGGCTTTTCGGTAACCGTATTAGATCCCCGCAGCGAATTCAATAGAGAACGGTATTTTCCAACTGCGAAACATTTAGTTGAGCTTCCAGAAAATATTATTTCAGAAAATGTAAGTGGTGCTTGGTGGGTCATTATGAATCATTTACAAAGTCGTGATGAAGAAGCACTTCATCTAGCATTAAAAAGTAATCCAAAATACATTGGAGTATTAGGACCGGTATCACGAACACAAGAAATGCTCTTAAATATTGGGGCGGATTTAACAATTGGCGAAAATATCTATTCACCCGTTGGTCTGGATATAGGAGCGGAAACAATGGAAGAGGTGGCAATAAGCATTGTTTCAGAATTGATGGCAGTGCGGTCCAATCGTGAAGGGAAATCATTAAAAGGTAAAGTGAAAATTCATGTATAG
- a CDS encoding xanthine dehydrogenase family protein molybdopterin-binding subunit, producing MKKYVGQSIKRKEDYRLVTGTGQFVADIKLDGMLEAVFVRSPQAHAIIRYIDTLKAKELPGVHAILIGDDIKEKINPITQFESHSAVPPNVAKEINPKIQFNAESVLAVDKVMYVGQPVAVVVAENRYIAEDAADLIKVEYEQLKPIVDPYEAMKEDSPLVQEQVERNIQMEFHLSIGDAKQAEQQADRILKTRVQTPRLSSNPIETRGVIADYDNRTDQMHVWSATQLPFEVRATIAHCLGWTEQNIRVTAPDVGGGFGPKGGVHPEEILIPYISNQLNRPVKWVEDRLEHLTSARQSRDQVHDVIVAYNSDGTIHSLRDEFVVDSGAVNFFGFTCAYNTAYHLRGAYKIPNYDIKSRIVLTNKTPNVPFRGAGRPEAVFTMDRVIDMIARKLKLDPVEVMKKNMIQAHEMPYDQGILVKDGAKLIYDSGDYPAALNQALEMVDYEGFRDRQKELKKAGKNIGIGISTYVEGTGAGPFEGALLSVDSSGKVIAHLGASPQGQGHETVFAQVGADALGLTPDDIVIKVGDTAVLPFGAGTYASRSAVNAGSAMHEASLKLRKKVLAIAGIMLGTTPDEIEIEEGKIFSKDDPAHFLTLKDIFKRVRPAARPPLPPEIEPGLQVTHYFVPPTVTFASSVHVAEVEVDKETGFVELQNYSVVHDCGTVINPMIVDGQIQGGIAQGIGSALYEEVVYNENGQLLTGTYMDYLLPTSMEIPTVKKGHQLHLSTRNPLGVKGVGEGGAISPPAAIANAIVDALSDLEIVINQLPVSPSRLRGLIKEAEKKQSTILSK from the coding sequence ATGAAAAAATATGTAGGGCAAAGTATAAAAAGAAAGGAAGATTATCGCTTAGTTACAGGAACAGGCCAATTTGTAGCAGATATCAAATTAGATGGAATGCTTGAAGCTGTTTTTGTACGCAGTCCTCAGGCACATGCGATAATACGCTATATTGATACTTTAAAGGCAAAGGAATTACCTGGTGTTCATGCGATCCTGATTGGCGATGACATTAAAGAAAAAATCAATCCCATTACCCAATTCGAATCACATAGTGCCGTACCACCCAATGTTGCAAAAGAAATAAATCCAAAAATTCAGTTCAATGCTGAAAGCGTTTTAGCAGTTGATAAAGTAATGTATGTTGGACAGCCAGTCGCAGTGGTTGTAGCCGAAAATCGTTATATTGCGGAGGATGCTGCCGATTTAATAAAAGTTGAGTATGAGCAATTAAAACCGATTGTTGACCCGTATGAAGCAATGAAAGAAGACTCTCCACTCGTTCAAGAACAAGTGGAACGAAATATCCAAATGGAATTTCATCTTTCAATTGGTGACGCTAAACAAGCAGAACAGCAAGCAGATCGTATTCTAAAGACAAGGGTCCAAACGCCAAGACTTTCTTCGAACCCAATTGAAACGAGGGGCGTAATTGCAGATTACGATAATCGTACCGATCAAATGCATGTTTGGTCTGCTACTCAATTGCCATTTGAAGTAAGAGCGACCATTGCCCATTGTTTAGGCTGGACAGAACAAAATATTCGTGTGACTGCACCAGATGTTGGCGGCGGCTTTGGTCCAAAGGGCGGGGTACATCCTGAAGAAATTCTTATCCCTTATATTAGTAATCAATTAAATCGTCCAGTGAAATGGGTTGAAGATCGACTCGAACATTTAACAAGTGCGCGGCAATCAAGGGATCAAGTCCATGATGTGATTGTTGCTTATAACAGTGATGGGACCATACACAGTCTCCGTGATGAATTTGTTGTAGATTCTGGAGCGGTGAATTTTTTTGGATTTACCTGTGCCTACAATACTGCCTATCATTTACGAGGTGCTTATAAAATACCAAACTATGATATTAAATCAAGAATTGTTTTAACAAATAAAACACCGAACGTGCCATTTAGAGGAGCTGGAAGACCTGAAGCTGTTTTTACAATGGATCGTGTCATCGACATGATTGCCAGAAAACTAAAGCTTGATCCAGTAGAAGTAATGAAAAAAAATATGATTCAGGCTCATGAAATGCCCTATGACCAAGGGATTTTAGTAAAAGATGGAGCAAAACTTATTTATGACAGCGGCGATTATCCTGCAGCGTTGAACCAAGCTTTGGAAATGGTTGACTATGAAGGATTCCGTGACCGTCAGAAAGAACTCAAAAAGGCTGGGAAAAACATCGGAATCGGAATTTCTACTTATGTGGAAGGAACAGGTGCGGGTCCATTTGAAGGTGCATTATTGAGTGTTGATTCATCAGGAAAAGTGATTGCCCATCTAGGTGCTTCTCCACAGGGACAGGGACATGAGACAGTATTTGCACAAGTCGGAGCAGATGCACTTGGACTAACGCCGGATGATATTGTGATTAAAGTTGGCGACACTGCTGTGTTACCATTTGGAGCAGGAACATATGCAAGCCGCAGTGCGGTAAACGCTGGGTCTGCTATGCACGAAGCATCGTTGAAATTACGTAAAAAAGTGCTAGCAATTGCCGGGATTATGCTGGGAACAACACCTGATGAAATCGAAATTGAGGAAGGTAAAATCTTTTCGAAGGATGACCCGGCTCATTTCCTAACGTTAAAAGATATCTTTAAAAGAGTTAGACCGGCAGCCCGCCCGCCATTACCTCCTGAAATTGAACCAGGATTACAGGTCACACATTATTTTGTTCCACCTACAGTTACATTTGCTTCCTCTGTTCATGTGGCTGAGGTAGAAGTAGATAAAGAAACTGGTTTTGTTGAACTTCAAAATTATAGTGTCGTTCATGACTGCGGTACCGTCATTAATCCTATGATTGTCGATGGGCAAATTCAAGGCGGGATAGCTCAAGGAATTGGCTCGGCATTATATGAAGAAGTGGTTTATAACGAAAACGGACAATTATTAACAGGTACGTATATGGACTATTTGCTTCCGACCTCAATGGAGATTCCAACTGTTAAAAAGGGACATCAGCTGCATCTTTCAACAAGAAACCCATTGGGTGTAAAAGGAGTTGGAGAAGGAGGGGCCATTTCACCGCCTGCAGCGATCGCAAATGCAATTGTCGATGCTCTATCCGACCTCGAAATTGTTATCAATCAACTGCCAGTTAGCCCGAGTAGATTGCGTGGTTTGATTAAAGAAGCTGAAAAGAAACAAAGCACAATACTTAGTAAGTAA
- a CDS encoding branched-chain amino acid ABC transporter permease: MDLFIVNTLSGLTYGMLLFLMASGLSIVFGLMRIINLSHGSFFLFGSYVAYAMVSRGMNFWLALLLSTICVTVLALLLEKFLISRFHGNEASQVLLTLGLIFVIGDITLWIWGGDFLSIPVPSILDFSFAISESSFPIYRLFVIAIGIICAVLLWYFETKTKVGMIVRAGVDDMEMMGALGFNIKLIFTAVFLFGAALAAIGGVLSGPILGMYPKMEFEILVNSLVIVLIGGLGSWKGAFIGAIVIGIIDSFGKIYLPDVSVLLIFVVMVIVLMFKPTGLFGRVES, encoded by the coding sequence ATGGATCTTTTTATCGTCAATACATTATCAGGATTAACATATGGAATGCTGCTATTTTTAATGGCTAGTGGTTTATCAATAGTCTTTGGATTAATGAGAATCATAAACCTGTCTCATGGTTCCTTCTTCCTTTTTGGATCCTATGTAGCTTATGCCATGGTCAGCAGAGGGATGAATTTCTGGCTGGCTTTGCTTCTCTCTACCATTTGTGTAACAGTGTTGGCATTGCTTTTAGAAAAATTCCTAATTTCAAGATTTCATGGCAACGAAGCTTCACAGGTCCTATTAACATTGGGACTAATCTTTGTCATTGGAGATATTACGCTCTGGATTTGGGGTGGGGACTTCCTTTCTATACCGGTACCATCCATTTTGGACTTTTCCTTTGCTATCAGTGAAAGTAGTTTTCCTATCTATCGATTATTTGTTATAGCAATTGGTATTATTTGTGCAGTCCTTCTTTGGTACTTTGAAACGAAAACAAAAGTGGGAATGATTGTCCGAGCTGGTGTTGATGATATGGAAATGATGGGTGCCTTAGGTTTTAATATTAAGCTAATTTTCACTGCAGTATTTTTGTTTGGAGCCGCACTTGCAGCTATTGGGGGCGTGTTGAGTGGTCCCATTTTAGGTATGTATCCAAAAATGGAATTTGAGATATTAGTTAACTCTCTCGTAATTGTACTAATAGGTGGTCTTGGAAGCTGGAAAGGTGCATTTATTGGTGCAATTGTAATAGGAATTATTGATTCTTTTGGCAAAATTTATCTACCTGATGTGTCTGTATTATTGATTTTTGTTGTGATGGTCATCGTGTTGATGTTTAAGCCAACAGGGTTATTTGGAAGGGTGGAATCATGA
- a CDS encoding xanthine dehydrogenase family protein subunit M, with protein MKPAVFSYLRPTNLQEALTFLEEYGEDAKILSGGQSLIPTMNMRLSAPAYLIDISRISDLNYIKLDGDFLAVGALTKHKDIENSDLVKDACPLLSEAIRWVGHTQIRNRGTVGGSIAHGDPSAELPCVLTALRGEIVIANVDGSEEVLVPEEFFLTYMLTSLQPEQMVKEVRFPIIPQESGSAFVEVARRHGDFGLAEVAAVLDIDNEGHLLNVKIAVGGVNPTPIALEQVEEYLIGKKLTDEVLRQVSDLTQESVDPESDLHGTAEYRRELAGTLTVRALKIAVERARGGEKNV; from the coding sequence ATGAAACCAGCAGTATTTAGTTACCTTCGACCAACGAATCTACAAGAGGCGCTTACGTTTTTAGAGGAATACGGAGAAGATGCAAAAATCTTATCTGGGGGACAAAGCTTAATTCCAACCATGAATATGAGACTCTCAGCACCTGCTTACTTGATTGATATTAGTAGAATAAGTGATTTGAATTATATAAAACTAGATGGAGATTTTTTAGCAGTTGGTGCCTTAACCAAACATAAAGACATTGAGAATTCGGATTTAGTAAAAGATGCATGCCCTTTACTTTCAGAAGCCATTAGGTGGGTAGGGCACACACAAATTAGAAATAGAGGAACAGTCGGCGGCAGTATTGCCCATGGAGATCCTTCCGCAGAGTTACCATGTGTTCTTACTGCACTGCGAGGTGAGATCGTGATTGCCAACGTGGATGGCAGTGAAGAGGTTCTTGTTCCAGAAGAATTTTTCCTAACATATATGCTGACATCGTTGCAGCCAGAGCAAATGGTTAAAGAAGTACGATTCCCGATTATTCCACAAGAGAGTGGTTCTGCTTTTGTGGAAGTAGCAAGAAGACACGGGGATTTTGGTTTAGCAGAGGTTGCTGCAGTATTGGATATAGACAATGAGGGACACCTTTTAAATGTGAAAATTGCTGTTGGCGGTGTTAATCCAACTCCAATAGCTTTGGAACAAGTAGAAGAATACTTAATTGGAAAGAAACTAACGGATGAAGTTTTAAGACAAGTTTCTGATCTAACACAGGAAAGTGTTGATCCAGAATCAGATCTTCATGGTACAGCTGAATATCGGCGAGAACTGGCTGGCACACTTACAGTTCGGGCGCTAAAGATTGCTGTGGAACGTGCAAGAGGAGGAGAAAAGAATGTCTAA
- a CDS encoding (2Fe-2S)-binding protein — MSNKVQVGISINGKKVQKQVESRLLLTDFIRDECNLTGTHLGCEHGVCGACTILLDNEPVRGCLMFAVQADGCEIQTVESLNHVDGTLNVLQQSFSDNHALQCGFCTPGFLMTLTHFLKDNQNPTENEIREAISGNLCRCTGYANIIKAVQQASQILQKENSNCSVVSAQ; from the coding sequence ATGTCTAATAAAGTACAAGTTGGTATTTCAATTAACGGTAAGAAAGTTCAAAAACAAGTGGAATCAAGACTATTGCTTACAGATTTTATTCGAGATGAATGTAATCTTACTGGAACTCATCTGGGGTGTGAACATGGTGTATGCGGTGCCTGTACGATTTTACTAGATAATGAACCAGTAAGAGGCTGTTTAATGTTTGCAGTTCAAGCTGATGGATGTGAAATCCAAACAGTCGAGTCTTTAAACCACGTTGATGGAACCCTCAATGTTCTTCAACAATCCTTTTCGGATAATCATGCACTGCAATGTGGGTTTTGCACACCAGGATTTCTTATGACGTTGACTCATTTCCTTAAAGATAACCAAAATCCAACTGAAAATGAGATTCGTGAAGCAATCTCAGGAAATCTATGCCGCTGTACTGGTTATGCCAATATCATTAAAGCCGTGCAACAGGCGTCACAAATACTTCAAAAGGAAAATAGTAATTGTTCGGTAGTTTCTGCTCAATAA